One Natrinema marinum genomic window carries:
- a CDS encoding PD-(D/E)XK nuclease family protein: MSDGCDADSSAPSLSVDGIKTALHCPRRYEFAHVDGLEGDEDDGALEARVDLLRTAICDALRSGETDREKLEAVAEDRLSRLWRDHDEGFHSAAQRRHERRVLEATLAAYVERVGTDHAAGIARLDAEAGRGELIGPALPLSSTIELPETVPGDGERSSASSALEADTATIDATVDYVYGDGSSIVGVRFVPTLAPLGRLRYRSDWEGDVADLFTDHFAEDAAAFEPAPIGALFETAVALDGLRGLRDRLALGDRTCRYVQIPLADRSTLSVNWVRDAVETSLEVVDLTDVYVDHHTFGMTHDHRNETVDGQLETVAADLVAGSFDPAARWAQIEANSCPDCGYTVCCQEYIGREVRFDG; this comes from the coding sequence ATGAGTGACGGATGCGACGCCGACTCGAGCGCCCCGTCACTCTCCGTCGACGGCATCAAGACCGCGCTGCACTGCCCTCGCCGATACGAGTTCGCCCACGTCGACGGCCTCGAGGGAGACGAGGACGACGGCGCGCTCGAGGCCCGCGTCGACCTGCTGCGGACCGCGATCTGCGACGCGCTCCGGAGCGGCGAGACCGACCGCGAGAAACTCGAGGCCGTCGCCGAGGACCGGCTCTCGAGGCTGTGGCGCGACCACGACGAGGGGTTTCACTCCGCCGCCCAGCGCCGCCACGAACGGCGGGTGCTCGAGGCGACGCTGGCCGCCTACGTCGAACGCGTCGGGACCGACCACGCCGCGGGGATCGCACGATTGGACGCCGAGGCGGGCCGTGGCGAACTGATCGGGCCGGCGCTGCCGCTCTCGAGTACGATCGAACTCCCCGAAACGGTACCGGGAGACGGCGAGCGCTCGAGCGCGTCGTCCGCGCTCGAGGCGGACACGGCGACGATCGACGCGACGGTCGACTACGTTTACGGCGACGGCTCGTCGATCGTTGGCGTCCGGTTCGTGCCGACGCTCGCGCCGCTGGGTCGGCTGCGGTATCGCTCCGACTGGGAGGGCGACGTGGCCGATCTCTTCACCGATCACTTCGCCGAGGATGCCGCCGCGTTCGAGCCGGCTCCGATCGGCGCGCTCTTCGAGACCGCGGTCGCCCTCGACGGGCTCCGCGGGCTGCGCGATCGACTCGCGCTCGGCGACCGGACCTGTCGGTACGTCCAAATTCCGCTGGCCGATCGGTCGACGCTGTCGGTCAACTGGGTTCGGGACGCGGTCGAGACGAGCCTCGAGGTCGTCGACCTGACCGACGTCTACGTCGACCACCACACCTTCGGGATGACCCACGATCACCGGAACGAGACCGTCGACGGGCAACTCGAGACGGTCGCCGCCGACCTCGTCGCGGGGTCGTTCGATCCCGCCGCTCGATGGGCGCAGATCGAGGCGAACTCCTGTCCGGACTGTGGCTACACGGTTTGCTGTCAGGAGTACATCGGCCGGGAGGTGCGATTCGATGGCTGA